Sequence from the Arthrobacter pigmenti genome:
TCGAGGAGTCCTTCCCGGCCTCTGATGTCCCCGCAATGACCTCCACACTCACGGCGTCCGCCGCAGCATCGGCTGATGGCCGCCCCTCGCGTCCCGTCGAGGTGAAGATGCCGGATGGGCGCGAGTTCATCCTGGACCATGGTGCGGTCACGATCGCGTCGATCACCTCCTGCACCAACACTTCGAACCCGTCGGTGATGCTTGCCGCCGCGATCCTTGCCCGGAACGCGGTGGACAAGGGACTGGCGTCCAAGCCGTGGGTGAAGACTTCGGTAGCCCCAGGTTCCAAGGTCGTGACCGACTACTACGACAAGTCGGGGCTCACGCCGTACCTGGAGAAGCTCGGCTTCTTCATCGTCGGCTATGGCTGCGCCACCTGCATCGGAAACTCAGGGCCGCTCGAAGAGGAAATCTCCAGCGCGATCCAGAGCAACGACCTCTCCGTGGCTGCTGTGTTGTCCGGAAACCGCAACTTCGAAGGCCGGATCAACCCGGACGTGAAGATGAACTACCTCGCGTCGCCACCGCTCGTGATTGCGTACGCACTCGCCGGAACCATGGACTTCGACTTCGAGAATGATCCGCTGGGCCAGGACGAGTCCGGCGCCGATGTATTTCTGCGCGATATCTGGCCGAGCCCTTCAGAGGTCCAGCAGGTCATCGACTCCTCAATCGATGAGGCGATGTTCTCCAAGGGCTATGAGGGCGTTTTCGACGGCGACGATCGCTGGAAGGCTCTCGATACTCCTGAGGGCAACACCTTCGCCTGGAGTGAGGACTCCACCTACGTGCGGAAGCCGCCATACTTCGAGGGCATGCAGGCGCAGCCGGAGCCGGTTGCGGACATTGACGGTGCCCGCGTGCTCGCCAAGCTCGGCGATTCGGTGACCACCGACCACATCAGCCCGGCTGGTTCCTTCAAGTCGGACAGCCCGGCCGGTCGCTACCTGCTGGAGCATGGCGTCGCCCGAAAGGATTTCAACTCCTATGGCTCACGTCGTGGTAACCACGAGGTGATGATCCGCGGTACCTTTGCAAACATCCGTCTGCGCAACATGCTGCTCGACGGCGTGGAAGGCGGCTTCACTCGCGACTTCACCCAGACCGGCGGGCCGCAGACCTACATTTACGACGCCGCCATGAACTACCAGGCCTCAGGCACTCCGCTGGTTGTACTCGCAGGCAAGGAGTACGGATCCGGTTCGTCACGTGACTGGGCCGCCAAGGGAACCGCACTGCTTGGGGTGAAGGCGGTCATCGCCGAAAGCTACGAGCGTATCCACCGCTCCAACCTGATCGGAATGGGAGTCCTGCCGCTGCAGTACCCCGCCGGTGAGAGCGCCGCGACGCTGGGCCTGACCGGCACCGAAACCTTCTCCATCGAGGGCGTTACCGAACTGAATGACGGCAACACGCCGTCAACGGTGAAGGTAACGGCCACGCCGGAGGAGGGCGGTGAGCCCGTCTCCTTCGACGCGGTGCTCCGCATCGACACTCCTGGTGAGGCAGATTACTACCGTAACGGCGGTATCCTGCACTACGTTCTGCGCCAGTTGACGGCGGCTTCCTGACCACCTGAGCACTGTCACGAGCACGCCGCGTCCCTGCCATGGGGCGCGGCGTGCTTTTGTTCTGCCTCTCCCGGAACAGGACGAACCGGCACGGACTGAAGACCCGCCGCGTTAGAGTTAACAGCCAGTGACCATGCACCGGGCCGTTACACTTTGACGCCGGTGGCTCGAATCAAGAAGTATCAGAAGGAGGCACGATGGGACTCCTGGAGACCATCCACGGCCCACAGGACTTGAGCCGGTTATCGGGGCAGCAGCTCTCCCGACTGGCTGCCGAAATTCGCGCCTTCCTGATCAGCAATGTCTCCCGGACCGGCGGGCATCTGGGCCCGAACCTTGGCGTCGTGGAGCTGACCCTCGGGATTCACCGCGTATTCGACTCACCACGGGACAGCATAGTCTTCGATACCGGCCACCAGTCGTACGTCCACAAGCTCGTAACCGGCCGCCAGGACTTCGCTTCGCTGCGCCAGGAGGGCGGACTTTCCGGCTACCCCTCCCGGGCGGAATCAGTGCACGACGTCGTTGAAAGCTCGCATGCCTCGTCCTCGCTTTCCTGGGCAGACGGTATTTCCCGCGCGAGAGTCCTGAAGGGCGAGCCGGACCGCACCGCCGTCGTGGTTATCGGAGACGGCGCGCTGACGGGCGGAATGGCCTGGGAGGCCATCAATAACATCGCCGCTGACAAGCGGCGCCGCGTGGTGATTGTCGTGAATGACAACGGCCGTTCCTACGCGCCGACCATCGGCGGTGTTGCCGACTATCTGGCGTCGCTGCGGCCCACACTGGACACCGTACGAACCCACCGGGTCTATGAGCGGACACTCGACTGGCTGAAGGGGAAGCTGCAGAACGGCGGGCCGGTGGGGCAGTTCACCTACAAGAGCCTGCATGCGACGAAGAAGGGCATCAAGGACTGGTGGGCTCCCCAGGGTCTCTTCGAGGACCTTGGCATGAAGTACATCGGACCCATCAACGGCCACGACCTCACCGCCGTCGAGCATGCCCTGACGCAGGCGAAGAACTACGGCGGGCCGGTGATCGTCCACGCGATGACGGAGAAGGGTCATGGCTACGCGCCCGCGCGTGCCCATGAGGCCGACCAGTTCCACGCGGTGGGCATCATCGACCCGGAGACGGGTGAGCCGGTCGAGGCCGGGGGAGTGCAGTCCTGGACGTCCGTGTTCGCCGAGGAGATCGCGGACATAGCCGATGAGCGCGAAGACATCGTGGGCATCACCGGAGCCATGCTCATTCCGGTTGGCCTGCACCGGTTCGCTGCCAAGCACCCCGACCGTGTGTTCGACGTCGGCATCGCCGAGCAGCACGCGCTCACCAGCGCCGCAGGGATGGCATTCGGTGGACTGCATCCCGTTGTGGCGTTGTACGCCACCTTCCTGAACCGCGCCTTCGACCAGCTGCTGATGGACATCGCGCTCCATCGGGCGGGTGTGACCATTGTTTTGGACCGGTCCGGGGTGACAGGGCCCGACGGCGCGAGTCACCACGGCATGTGGGATCTGTCGATGCTGCAGATCGTGCCGGGGCTGCATCTGGCTGCGCCGCGGGATGCAACCCGTCTGCGCGAGGAGCTGCGTGAGGCCGTCGCGATCGACGCCGCTCCTTCCGTGGTGCGCTACTCGAAGGGGAACGTCGGTCCTGAAGTGGAAGCTGTCGAACGGCTAGTGGACGGCGTGGATGTCCTCTGCAGGCGCCCGGCAGGGTCACGTCAGAACGATGTCCTGATCGTCAGCGTTGGCGCCATGAGCGAGATGGCCCTGGACGTGTCCAACCGGCTCGGCGCCCAGGGCATCAGTTCAACGGTCATCGATCCCCGCTGGGTTCTCCCGGTTGCGCGCTCGGTCATCCGGATGGCGGCCGAACACCGGATCGTCGTCGTCATCGAGGACGGCGTGCGTGCCGGCGGTGTGGGCTCCCGGATCCGGCAGGAGATGCGCTCTGCCGGCGTTGATACCGCACTCAATGAAGTGGGGCTGCCGGTGGAGTTCCTCGACCACGGGTCGCGAAGCGAGGTCATGGAGCGGGTTGGGCTTACGGCACGCAAGGTGGCCCAGGACATCGTGGAACAGGTGCTGGGAACCAAGGTCCCGGTGGCGCGGCCGCTTCCGGGCCAGGTACCTACCGCGACGGGTCAACTGCCCAAACTCTGACGCTGAAGCGGGCTACCGCTTCCAGCGGACCCAGCGGTAGTTGCTCCCGTAGGCGAACTCATGGATATAGCCGCAGTCGGTGCAGATTGCGCCGTCCGAGGACTTGTTCGCCCAATCCATGTCAAAGGCGGTCAGGCCGGCCGTGTTCAGCAGGATGTCCCGCTGCGTGAATTCGGGGTTCTGGCATACCAGACACTTGAAGGTGTACCCCTTTACTTCCAGACCCAGGAAAGACTCTCCGCTCATCAGCCCAGCTTAGACCGCGGCGGGCGGGGAGATTGACGGGCGTGTGAGACAATGAACGTGGCTGGTTCGGGAACCACATTCCCGTATCGGTCCAGTGACACAGCTTCCGGTTCTGCCGGCGACGCTCCTGCGGATTTTGGCACTTGTATTGGTGAACGCCGCAGAATCCGCCGGGCAGACCCCGTACTGATTTCAGCGATCGGGCAGGAAAAGCGCCACTGGTCTTCGAGTGATGCCGCGCCCCATGGTTGGCGCGACCTCGAATGACACCATAAGGACTTCCGGTTGACGCGAGCACACGGGCCGCGTACAGCCGACCAAGCGCCTTGCGGGCGCCGGAATGTGGACGGTGCCCCGCGAGGGTGGAGCACAGCCGAATATGGATACAAACGCATCAGATACCTCAGAGGCAACCGAGGTAGGCAACGAGCAGGCAATCGTCGAGCGCAAGCCGGCACGAACCCGACGCAAGAAAGCGGAGGGCTCCGCGGCAGCGAATACGTCGGCATCGGAGACCAAGCCGGAAGCCGAAGCGGAGCCTCAGTCGGAAGCCGCCCCGGGTACCTTGTCGGAGCAGGGCAAAGCCGCAGCTTCCTCCCCGCGGCGGCGTACCACCCGCAGCAAGAAAGCCGACGCCCAGACTGAAATTTCACTCCCGGCCGCGCCTTCAGAGCAGCCGTCCATCGGCGCGGATGCCGCCGACGTTCCAGCCGCTGGTGTTCCTGCCACTGATCTTCCTGCCACCGGTGTTTCTGCCTCCGACCACGCCGATGTCGATGCTGCTGCCGGGCAGGAGAGCGCCGGGACGGGGACGGAACCCGTGACACGGAAGCCGGCACGTGCGCGCCGAACGGCCAAGACCGGAACGGCTTCCGCCCCGAGGGAGGACGCCGGGGAATCGGCAGTCCAGGCGCCGGAAACGGCGGGGACTCCGGAAACGTCGTACAGCGAACCGAAGGCACCTGTTCGCAGGCGCCGTGCAGGAACCAAGGTAGCGGCGCCCACAGCTGGGGACGCAGAGCCGGCCCAGGGCAAGGGCACTCAATCCGCGGACGCAGAGTCCGGCGAGGCTGCAACCGACGCCGGATCGTCCGGTTCAGAGACGGCGGCTGGACAGACACCCACCCCTGAGCAGGCGCCCGAGCAGCCACCGGCTGAGGAAGAGGCGCCCGCCAAGGCGCCCCGCCGCGCACGTGCAACGCGCTCAAGGAGCAAGAAGCCATCCGAAGACCCGGCCACGGCAGCCGAAACTCCAACGCCGGCCGATCCGACCGCCGTCGTTCCGACTGCAGGGGGTGCCCCTGCGGAGGAAACGACCGCCGAGTCCGGTGAACCCGCACCGGATGCCGGACTGGAC
This genomic interval carries:
- the dxs gene encoding 1-deoxy-D-xylulose-5-phosphate synthase; the encoded protein is MGLLETIHGPQDLSRLSGQQLSRLAAEIRAFLISNVSRTGGHLGPNLGVVELTLGIHRVFDSPRDSIVFDTGHQSYVHKLVTGRQDFASLRQEGGLSGYPSRAESVHDVVESSHASSSLSWADGISRARVLKGEPDRTAVVVIGDGALTGGMAWEAINNIAADKRRRVVIVVNDNGRSYAPTIGGVADYLASLRPTLDTVRTHRVYERTLDWLKGKLQNGGPVGQFTYKSLHATKKGIKDWWAPQGLFEDLGMKYIGPINGHDLTAVEHALTQAKNYGGPVIVHAMTEKGHGYAPARAHEADQFHAVGIIDPETGEPVEAGGVQSWTSVFAEEIADIADEREDIVGITGAMLIPVGLHRFAAKHPDRVFDVGIAEQHALTSAAGMAFGGLHPVVALYATFLNRAFDQLLMDIALHRAGVTIVLDRSGVTGPDGASHHGMWDLSMLQIVPGLHLAAPRDATRLREELREAVAIDAAPSVVRYSKGNVGPEVEAVERLVDGVDVLCRRPAGSRQNDVLIVSVGAMSEMALDVSNRLGAQGISSTVIDPRWVLPVARSVIRMAAEHRIVVVIEDGVRAGGVGSRIRQEMRSAGVDTALNEVGLPVEFLDHGSRSEVMERVGLTARKVAQDIVEQVLGTKVPVARPLPGQVPTATGQLPKL
- the acnA gene encoding aconitate hydratase AcnA; the protein is MSGVDSFGSKGVLDVAGAEYEIFRLNAVEGAMNLPYSLKVLLENLLRTEDGANITADHVRALAGWDADAQPSTEIQFTPARVIMQDFTGVPCVVDLATMREAVKELGGDPSRVNPLAPAEMVIDHSVQIDVFGNSDAIERNMEIEYERNGERYQFLRWGQTAFDDFKVVPPGTGIVHQVNIEYLARTVMTREVEGKLRAYPDTCVGTDSHTTMVNGLGVLGWGVGGIEAEAAMLGQPVSMLIPRVVGFKLTGEIPAGATATDVVLTITEQLRKHGVVGKFVEFYGDGVAAVPLANRATIGNMSPEFGSTAAMFPIDAVTLEYLRLTGRSEENVALVEAYAKEQGLWHDPSREIRFSEYLELDLSTVVPSIAGPKRPQDRIELTDAKEHFRKDIHNYVSNADEAALDEALEESFPASDVPAMTSTLTASAAASADGRPSRPVEVKMPDGREFILDHGAVTIASITSCTNTSNPSVMLAAAILARNAVDKGLASKPWVKTSVAPGSKVVTDYYDKSGLTPYLEKLGFFIVGYGCATCIGNSGPLEEEISSAIQSNDLSVAAVLSGNRNFEGRINPDVKMNYLASPPLVIAYALAGTMDFDFENDPLGQDESGADVFLRDIWPSPSEVQQVIDSSIDEAMFSKGYEGVFDGDDRWKALDTPEGNTFAWSEDSTYVRKPPYFEGMQAQPEPVADIDGARVLAKLGDSVTTDHISPAGSFKSDSPAGRYLLEHGVARKDFNSYGSRRGNHEVMIRGTFANIRLRNMLLDGVEGGFTRDFTQTGGPQTYIYDAAMNYQASGTPLVVLAGKEYGSGSSRDWAAKGTALLGVKAVIAESYERIHRSNLIGMGVLPLQYPAGESAATLGLTGTETFSIEGVTELNDGNTPSTVKVTATPEEGGEPVSFDAVLRIDTPGEADYYRNGGILHYVLRQLTAAS